One Ostrinia nubilalis chromosome 4, ilOstNubi1.1, whole genome shotgun sequence DNA window includes the following coding sequences:
- the LOC135071112 gene encoding uncharacterized protein LOC135071112, with protein sequence MKSVAIAFLALALLNFSTAEDDGQYHPGKYGTDDGSYKPTNEGRYYGAKDRTYKYYSTVDNRYFDSVITPNGKYDSIYSAYQPVIVKAQTPYQQILTPFVNYEAESGFEQYPFGSSLSAVTYRPPVVPVVSTISPVVSSVAPVVSTVSPIAYASTPRPVVYSAPVKPFVYSATPKPIVYSAAPKSVVIAPKAVPVSVPVYAKAHPYSNEAYARIIKQDTDVDANSYRYLYETENGIAAQEVGVVDAVNGGGTRASGFYEYVGDDGLKYRVDYTADENGFHPRGAHLP encoded by the exons ATGAAGTCTGTAGCG ATTGCTTTTCTGGCATTGGCCTTGCTGAACTTCAGTACTGCTGAAGACGACGGTCAATACCACCCAGGAAAGTATGGGACTGACGACGGTAGCTACAAACCCACTAACGAAGGTCGCTACTACGGAGCTAAGGATAGGACCTACAAATACTACAGCACCGTAGACAACAGATATTTCGACAGCGTGATCACGCCGAACGGCAAATACGACTCTATCTACTCCGCGTATCAACCAGTCATTGTTAAGGCACAGACTCCGTATCAGCAGATATTGACTCCCTTCGTCAACTATGAAGCCGAAAGCGG TTTCGAACAATACCCATTCGGATCTTCATTGTCTGCTGTCACCTACCGGCCTCCAGTGGTGCCTGTGGTGTCTACGATTAGCCCTGTAGTGTCTTCAGTAGCTCCCGTGGTATCGACGGTCAGCCCCATCGCGTATGCGTCGACGCCTAGGCCCGTAGTGTACTCCGCTCCAGTGAAGCCATTCGTGTACTCTGCTACACCAAAACCGATTGTATACTCGGCTGCACCGAAATCTGTCGTGATCGCTCCTAAAGCAGTACCAGTGAGCGTTCCCGTTTATGCTAAAGCTCACCCTTATTCAAACGAGGCCTACGCCAGAATCATCAAGCAGGATACCGACGTCGACGCCAACTCTTATCGCTACTTATATGAAACCGAAAATGGTATTGCAGCCCAGGAGGTAGGCGTTGTGGACGCCGTTAATGGAGGAGGAACCAGAGCAAGTGGTTTTTACGAATACGTGGGCGACGATGGTCTGAAGTACCGAGTGGACTACACGGCCGACGAAAACGGCTTCCACCCCAGAGGCGCGCATTTACCTTAA